Within the Thermanaeromonas toyohensis ToBE genome, the region GTCTGGGGAAATTCATTAGACACTTTTTTGATATGATCAGTAAACATAAACCCTACGCCGAAAATTAAATCGTACTTATCCTCGGCTAAAAGGCGTAACAGCTGCTCCCGGTTTTCTCCTCCTGCGGAAGGTTCTAGATATTTAATTTCGATTTTATCCCCAAAATCCTTCTTGGCTTTTTCTAAACCTGCATAGGCAGCATCATTAAAGGAGAGGTCCCCACGGCCACCCACGTCAAAAACAAGCCCCACGCGTAAAGGTTTGGTCCCTTTGGCTCCTTCTTGAGAAGAGCCCTGATTGGAGGCAGTTTTCTGGCCGCAACCAGCTAGTATAACACTAACAATAAGCAACAAGACTGTTAACCAACCAACTAGCTTTAATCGCATCTCTTCCCACCCTTTTCTTTTTTAGTTTAACAAGATTTTAGTTTACTAAAATCTTCCACTACCCATTTTACTTTAAGCCCTGCTTTTTAGCTCACTTTCCCTTCCCTTCACCCCCTTCTAAATTGAGTTATATTTTAAGAGGATAAGTACCGTAATCTTTAGCCGCTTCATACATAGCTAAGATGTTTTCTACCGGAGTATCAGGTTGGATATTATGGGTAGGTGCAAGTATAAATCCGCCTCCTTTTCCCGCCTGCTTGATGCGCAATTTAACCTCCTCTTTCACCTCTTCAGGGGTGCCCTGCGGGAGCACTCCTTGCACGTCAACACCACCGAAAAAGGCTAGCTGATTACCATATTTCTCCTTTAAGAAAGCCAAATCCATACCTGCGGCCTGGGGCTGAATAGGGTTTAAAACCTCCACTCCTACTTCAATGAGGTCTTCAATAATGGGCATAATAGAACCGCAGGAATGATAAGCAATGATAATCTCCTTATTTACAGCCTTTAAAGCATCGATTATTTTCTTTTGCCGCGGTTTAAATACTTGGCGATATAAAGCAGGAGAAATAAGCATACCCCGCTGGGTTCCAAAATCATCTCCCAAAAGAATAACTTCAGCCCCTAGCTCAATTAACTTGCGCCCTACCGTAATATGAAAATCCAATATGCGATCTATCAGGGCTTCAACATATGGCTTTTGCCAAAGAAGATCTACCAAAAACTTTTCCAGGCCCACCAGGATCCAAGCTAGTTCGAACATAGTTACTTCCAAAATTCCTATAATAGCGTAATCATTTCCATACTTTTTAACCATCTTTTCTGCTACTTCAAACCGGCCAGGAGCCAGAGGCTCCGGAAACTCGTAAGCATTAAGATCAGCGATACTCTCTACCTCGCTAAGGGGACGTACGACAGCCTCTGTGTAGTACCCCACCTCCCGGAACTGTATCCCCCATTCATCTATAAGATGGCCATTGGGAAGGCGCTTGGTAGGCTTACTCCGGTCCCGACCAGGACCTATAGCAACGGCATCATTGCCTAAAGCAAGGAGTATCTCGGTATAAGATAACCGATCGGAAAGGAAGGCATCTACAGGTTGGCTAGGTAGCCCCATTATTTCTCCTAACTTTTGAGCTACCTGGGGTGTTAAGGTAGCAAAAATGGGAACCCTATCTGGCTCTTGCCTCCTGGCCGCTTTTAAAAACCTAGCTTTGGGTTTCACTGCTTGTCGCTCCCAAACACAAGATGGTTATCTTGTTAGTTGTCTAACAACATTATAATATTTTTTATCACACAGGCTCAAAGTTAAAGGAAGGTTAAGTACTAAAGTTACCTGCTTCTTTTTTATTTTAACTTCGAATTAAGCTGTCTACCTTATCGAAATACCTAAGGACAAATTTCTTGTGTCTTTCATTAAAAATAATCAAATATCTAAGAGAAAGAAAAAGAAAGGTTTAAAGGTAAAAAAAGGAGTAAAATTGTGGTACTTATCTACTTGTAGCTTTTGTAAGCAAAGGATTAAGTCAATATAATATTGTTAGACAGCTAACAACTGGTTAGGGTTAACTTAAAACAAGTCCGGGAGGTGGGATAGATAGGAACAAGGGGTAATAAACATTAGGTATAATTTCGCTTAAAAAGGGAGGGAGACGTTTATGCTTTTAAAAAGATCAAAATTAATTTCTCTGTTAATTATTATTGTATTGTTTAATCTTTTCTCCATTTCCCCCCTGCCTTTGCTGGCCGAGGAGCAAAACTCTTCTTACGAGCTTGTTATTTTAGCCACCACTGACCTGCATGGTAATATTTACCCTTGGGATTACTACAAAAATGCTCCCGCTAATTACGGGTTAGCAAAAATAGCTACTCTCGTTAAAGAAATCCGAGCTAAATATCCTAATGCCCTGCTTTTCGATAATGGCGATTTAGTCCAAGGGACCCCGTTAGCTTATTATTATGCCCGAGTGAACCCGCTAAAGGAAAATGAAGTTCACCCCATAATTGCTGTTATGAATTACATAGGGTATAATGCAGCTACTATTGGCAATCACGAGTTCAATTATGGGTTACCCTTCTTGGAGCAAGTCATCAAAGGTGCCAAGTTCCCTTATGTTTTGGCTAATGTCTATAAAAGCGGGACCACTATACCCTATTTCACTCCTTATACCATTATCGAAGTACCCTTAGGTAAAGATAAAGTAAAGGTAGGGGTAATTGGGTTTACCCCTCCAGGAATAATGATATGGGACCGGGCTAACCTGGAAGGGAAAGTTGAGACCGGGGATATTATAGAAGCAGCTAAGCGCTTTATCCCAGAAATGAAAGCTAAGGGAGCCGATGTTATTGTAGCTTTGGCTCATTCTGGAATAAGTGGCACTTCCAGTTACGATGAAAAAGCTACAGGTTTAGGAGTAGAAAATGCCGTTAAGCTATTAGCCCAACAAGTAGACGGTATAGATCTAATAATTGCGGGACATAGCCACCAGGAAATCCCGGGAAAGGTTTTGCCTAATCCTCTGGTAGGCAATACCTTAATCCTGCAACCGGGTTATTGGGGTAACAATCTAGCGTGGGCAAAATTGACCCTAGAAAAAACAGAAACAGGCTGGAAAGTAATAGAGCGGAACGGTAAACTGCTCTCCACAAAAGACATAGGACCAGACCCGGAAGTTCTAAGCATAGCTCGCGAAGCTCACGAAAAAACCCTTAAGTTTGTAACTACACCTTTAGGAAAGACCGAAACACCTATCACTACTTATTCTGCCAGGTTAGCTGATACAGCCGCTATCCAGCTCATAAATGAAATCCAGATGGAGAGGGTAAAAGAAGCTTTAAAGGGGACCAAGTATGAAAATCTGCCCATCATCTCTGCCGCAGCACCCTTTAAAGCCGGTCGCAATGGGCCTACAGACTTTACTGATATACGTCCTGGTCAAATTACCATGGCTGATGTAGCTTCCCTTTATATTTACGATAATACTCTGGTAGCCATTAAAATTAATGGAGCTCAGCTTAAAGCATGGTTAGAACACGCGGCGGAAAATTTCCGACAAGTTGTACCTAGTTCAGGAACAGAAGCTTTGATTAATACCAGCTTCCCTGCTTATAATTTCGATCAAATTGATGGAGTGAGTTATGTAATTGATATTACCAAGCCCGTTGGGGAACGCATTGTTGAACTCACTTATAATGGCCAGCCGGTTACCCCACAGCAAGAATTCATTTTAGTAACGAATAATTACCGCGCCGGCGGCGGGGGTAATTTCCCAGGTACAGGCAAAGAGGCTGTTATAGTTTATGATCGTCAAGAAGAAACCAGAGTGCTGATCGCGGACTTCATTAAAAAACATGAGTCTATCAGCCCCTGGCCAGATTATAACTGGCGTATTAAGGAAAACTTTTTAAACCACTGGGCAGCTAAGCCAGCCACTACTTTGCTTAATCGTGGAATTCTTCGTGGAGATGCTGAAGGCCGACTTTTCTTAGATAAGCCAACCACGCGGGCTGAATTTGTCACTTTACTTATCCGCTCTTTGGGGGATCGGCTGTTGGATGCTTCCAATCCCTTCCAAGACATAAAGAACCACTGGGCGGAAAAATATATCACCACAGCAGCAGCTCTAGGTATTACTAGCGGTATCGGCGAAGGCAAGTTTGGCCCCGATAACTTCATCACCAGGCAAGAAGCTATAAGTATGATAATTAGAGCACGGCTACAACCAGGGGAACTGGATAACCAATCTACAACTGCACTTTCCGCCTTTAAGGATGGAGATAGGGTTGCTCCGTGGGCTATGCGTGCCTTATCCTTCGCCATTGAACATGGTATTTTGGGAGGTTATGAAACCGGTGAGCTACGGCCAGAAGCCCCCTTGCTCCGGGGCGAAGCAGCTAAGATAATTTACCTTAGTATCCCTGAGCTTCTGCCGCCGAATCAAGCTAAGCTTACGTTAATCACCCTCAACGATTTTCATGGCCGGCTAGAAGAGGATCCGAAAAAGGCAGCTGGTGCACCTTTAGGGGCGGCTAGACTGACTACAGCTCTATTAGGGGAAAAATGGCTTAATCCGGGAGGAGTTCTCCTCTTAAATGCTGGTGATACTTATCAAGGTACCCCCATTTCCAACCTTGTATATGGCCAATCAGTGAATGAATGGCAAAACCTAGTAGGATTTAATGCTATGACCATTGGAAATCATGAGTTTGATTGGGGAGTAAAAGTTCTTAAACAGAGGATAAAAGAAGCAAACTTCCCTGTAATTGCAGCCAATATTTATGATAAGACTACCAACCAGCCGGTTGACTGGATCAAGCCAACTGCTATCCTCCAGGCAGCAGGCGTCAAAGTTGGAATTATAGGAGCTACCACCCAGGAAACGGCCAGTATCGTTATGCCTGCTAATGTGGAAGGACTTAAGTTCCCCAACCCGGCTTCTCGCTTTGATGAGCTGGTATCGGAGCTAAAAGGGGGCGGGGCAGAGGTAGTTATAGGCTTAACCCATCTGGGTTCCGAGGTAACCTCTACCGGGGAATTAGCAGGTGAAGCTAGAGATGTTTTGGATCAAATGAAGGACCACCTTGATGCCTTAATTACTGGCCATACTCATCGCGAGATAGCTACTATTTATAAAGGCACTCCAGTAGTTCAAGCCCTTTCCTATGGCAAAGCTTATGGAAAAATCGAGCTTTATTATGATAAACAATTGAAAAAGGTGGTACGGGCTAGTGTAGAGGTAATTAAACCCAGTCCTACCCTGTATCCTAATCCTGAAGCCAGCTCCTTGGTACAAAAGTGGAAAGAGGTTATTGGGCCAAAAGTTAATACTGTTATAGCTAGAACAGTCGTGCCATTAAGCAAAACCTTTACTTCTGCAGGAGAATCAGTCCTAGGGGATCTAATTGCCGACGCCCAGCGTTATACTTTAGGTGCCGACATAGCTATCATGAATGGTGGCGGCATCCGGGCAGATATTAACCTGGGAGATATAACCTGGGGCGAGCTCTATAGCGTACAGCCCTTCGGGAACGTTCTTTTCAAGGTCCCCTTAACAGGGGCCCAAATCAAGCAAGTATTGGAAGAAGGTATAGAGAATTACTATCGCCTTTACAATAAGCTACCCCGTGGGCATTTACCGGTGCAGGTATCCGGGATAAAGTTTACCTGGGACTATAACAAGCCTTTTGGGCAAAGAATCATCCTCACTTCCCTTAAGCTAGAAGATGGTTCTCCTTTGGATCTAAACAAGACTTATATTGTCGCTGTCAATGAATTTGTGGCCACAGGAGGAGATGATTTCAACACTTTTAAGACCCTATATGAGGCAGATAAAAAAGGATATTATGCACGGTACTATACCGGGATAGTAGATCTAGACGCTTTGATCGCCTATCTACAAAAGCTTCCTCAGCCAATAAAATATAACCTGCAAAACCGCATTGCGGTGGTTAACTTCCCTGGGCCATAATGCAAGGATCTCTATTATAGGAAATTAAGGGATCAATAGGATAAATCCTCATTGATCCCTTAAATTTTTTCTTTACAACTGCTATAAAGTTTGTTGAGTTCTACCGCTATCTTAGCCCCCACAGAAGCATTATTTTTGACAAGCTCTATATTGGCTCTAAGGCTCTTACCCCCTGTTATTTCTGCTACTTTCTCTAGCAAAAACGGGGTGAGGCCTTTCCCTTTTATTGCCAATCTTTCTGCTTCCACCAGGGCTTCTTCTATAACCTTACTTATGTAATTTTTATCGAGAGCGTATTCTTTAGGTATGGGGTTGGCTATTACAATACCTCCCGTTAGCCCTAAATCCCACTTTGTCTTTATCACTCTAGCTGCCTCCACCTCGTCTGCCAATACATAGTCCACCTTGAGGCCGCTCTCCCTAGTATAAAAGGCGGGAAACTCCTCTGTCCTAAAGCCTAGCACCGGAACCCCGTAGGTCTCTAAATATTCAAGGGTTAGGGGTAAATCCAGTATCGCCTTGGCTCCTGCACATACAACTGCCACGCTGGTTTTAGCTAGCTCCTGCAAATCTGCCGAAATATCGAAAGTCTGAGGCCCCCCTTTATGGACACCCCCTATCCCTCCGGTGACGAATACTTTTATCCCGGCCAGGTGTGCAGCAATCATGGTCGCTGATACGGTGGTGGAAGCGCACAATCCCTTGGCTATGACTACGGGTAAGTCCCTGCGGCTTGCTTTTAGGACCCTATTAGAGGTAGCTATAAATTCGAGCTCTTCGTTTGTTAAACCTATCTTTATCCTTCCCTCGATAATGGCAATTGTGGCGGGGACAGCCCCGCTATCCCTTATAATCTCTTCTACTATTTTTGCTGTTTTTACGTTTTCAGGATAGGGCATACCATGGGATATTATGGTGGATTCCAAGGCCACTATAGGTTGCCCCTGATCTTTGGCCTTCCTCACTTCTTCTGAGAAAACAAGGTAGTTAATCCCCATAATCTATATTACTCCTTTGACTGTACTCTTTAGCCTTTCTTCGCTCAAAAAAGGATTCACAGTATAGGGCGAGGAAATGGTTAGCGCCGCTGCTGCTAGGCCGAATTTCACCGAAAGGCGCAAGGTATAGCCATTGAAAAGGCCATACACCAGGCCAGAAGCAAAAGCATCTCCTGCCCCGGTAACATCTATCACTTCAGCTTCATAAGGTCTGATAAACTCTTCTCCTTCTTCAGAGGCAAGATAAACGCCTGTAGCTCCCAAAGTTACAATTACGGTTTTAACCCCCTTCTCACGTATGATTTTAGCCAGCCTCGGCACTTCCTCCCCAGGCGAGACATCTAAAATAGCTGCTAATTCGCCTCGGTTAGGAGTGATATAGTCTATTTTATCTAATATCTCCCTTACTTTCCTCGCTTTTTCTATCGATACAGGATCAACCAGCAAGGAGATGTTTTCTTTACGGCATATCTCGGCTACATATTTCATGCTATCAGTTGGTAGGTTAGTATCCATGATTACTAATTCGCTATTCCTAATTAGTTCCCTCTGCCCTTCCAGGTATTTAGCATCGCACTCTTCTAATACTTCCATCTGCGCTATACCGATCTCCATTTCTCCTTTAGCATCGAGCATGGCCAGAAAAACCCCTGTGGGTCTGGTAGGTGAGATTAGAACGTGTTCCACATTAACGCCAGCCCTCCTCGTCTCTTCCAATATTTTCCTTCCCTCGCCATCATTGCCCACTACAGTCAACAGCGTAACAGGTACCTTTAACAGAGCAAGGTTGTGAGCGATATTCCGCGCTACCCCACCCAGGCTTATATCCACTTGGCCGGGATTGGAAGTATGCCTGATAAGCTCCTTAAAGGGGCGCCCTTTAATATCGATATTTGCTCCACCTATTACTACAACTCCCTTACTTTCCTTTACCACATACCCCCTTCCCAATATAAATCCTTTCTTCATAAGATTAGCAATATGGCCCGCAATAGCAGAACGGCTAAGGCCTAATATATTCGCCAGCTCTTCCTGGGAAACCATGGGGTTTCGTTTTATCAATTCTAATATTTCTTTTTCCCTTCTAGTTAGAGACATATCAGCTGCTCCCAACAAAAGTTTGTTTTGCAAACAATTGTTAGTAAATTATAAACCAGGCCAGATAACCTGTCAAGAAATATTGGCCCTTTTTCCAAAAACAAAGCGCTGGTCTCCAAACCAGCGCTCTTAAAGGGGGCTAACTAGTATATG harbors:
- a CDS encoding uroporphyrinogen decarboxylase family protein, producing the protein MKPKARFLKAARRQEPDRVPIFATLTPQVAQKLGEIMGLPSQPVDAFLSDRLSYTEILLALGNDAVAIGPGRDRSKPTKRLPNGHLIDEWGIQFREVGYYTEAVVRPLSEVESIADLNAYEFPEPLAPGRFEVAEKMVKKYGNDYAIIGILEVTMFELAWILVGLEKFLVDLLWQKPYVEALIDRILDFHITVGRKLIELGAEVILLGDDFGTQRGMLISPALYRQVFKPRQKKIIDALKAVNKEIIIAYHSCGSIMPIIEDLIEVGVEVLNPIQPQAAGMDLAFLKEKYGNQLAFFGGVDVQGVLPQGTPEEVKEEVKLRIKQAGKGGGFILAPTHNIQPDTPVENILAMYEAAKDYGTYPLKI
- a CDS encoding bifunctional 2',3'-cyclic-nucleotide 2'-phosphodiesterase/3'-nucleotidase, with protein sequence MLLKRSKLISLLIIIVLFNLFSISPLPLLAEEQNSSYELVILATTDLHGNIYPWDYYKNAPANYGLAKIATLVKEIRAKYPNALLFDNGDLVQGTPLAYYYARVNPLKENEVHPIIAVMNYIGYNAATIGNHEFNYGLPFLEQVIKGAKFPYVLANVYKSGTTIPYFTPYTIIEVPLGKDKVKVGVIGFTPPGIMIWDRANLEGKVETGDIIEAAKRFIPEMKAKGADVIVALAHSGISGTSSYDEKATGLGVENAVKLLAQQVDGIDLIIAGHSHQEIPGKVLPNPLVGNTLILQPGYWGNNLAWAKLTLEKTETGWKVIERNGKLLSTKDIGPDPEVLSIAREAHEKTLKFVTTPLGKTETPITTYSARLADTAAIQLINEIQMERVKEALKGTKYENLPIISAAAPFKAGRNGPTDFTDIRPGQITMADVASLYIYDNTLVAIKINGAQLKAWLEHAAENFRQVVPSSGTEALINTSFPAYNFDQIDGVSYVIDITKPVGERIVELTYNGQPVTPQQEFILVTNNYRAGGGGNFPGTGKEAVIVYDRQEETRVLIADFIKKHESISPWPDYNWRIKENFLNHWAAKPATTLLNRGILRGDAEGRLFLDKPTTRAEFVTLLIRSLGDRLLDASNPFQDIKNHWAEKYITTAAALGITSGIGEGKFGPDNFITRQEAISMIIRARLQPGELDNQSTTALSAFKDGDRVAPWAMRALSFAIEHGILGGYETGELRPEAPLLRGEAAKIIYLSIPELLPPNQAKLTLITLNDFHGRLEEDPKKAAGAPLGAARLTTALLGEKWLNPGGVLLLNAGDTYQGTPISNLVYGQSVNEWQNLVGFNAMTIGNHEFDWGVKVLKQRIKEANFPVIAANIYDKTTNQPVDWIKPTAILQAAGVKVGIIGATTQETASIVMPANVEGLKFPNPASRFDELVSELKGGGAEVVIGLTHLGSEVTSTGELAGEARDVLDQMKDHLDALITGHTHREIATIYKGTPVVQALSYGKAYGKIELYYDKQLKKVVRASVEVIKPSPTLYPNPEASSLVQKWKEVIGPKVNTVIARTVVPLSKTFTSAGESVLGDLIADAQRYTLGADIAIMNGGGIRADINLGDITWGELYSVQPFGNVLFKVPLTGAQIKQVLEEGIENYYRLYNKLPRGHLPVQVSGIKFTWDYNKPFGQRIILTSLKLEDGSPLDLNKTYIVAVNEFVATGGDDFNTFKTLYEADKKGYYARYYTGIVDLDALIAYLQKLPQPIKYNLQNRIAVVNFPGP
- a CDS encoding pseudouridine-5'-phosphate glycosidase is translated as MGINYLVFSEEVRKAKDQGQPIVALESTIISHGMPYPENVKTAKIVEEIIRDSGAVPATIAIIEGRIKIGLTNEELEFIATSNRVLKASRRDLPVVIAKGLCASTTVSATMIAAHLAGIKVFVTGGIGGVHKGGPQTFDISADLQELAKTSVAVVCAGAKAILDLPLTLEYLETYGVPVLGFRTEEFPAFYTRESGLKVDYVLADEVEAARVIKTKWDLGLTGGIVIANPIPKEYALDKNYISKVIEEALVEAERLAIKGKGLTPFLLEKVAEITGGKSLRANIELVKNNASVGAKIAVELNKLYSSCKEKI
- a CDS encoding carbohydrate kinase, encoding MSLTRREKEILELIKRNPMVSQEELANILGLSRSAIAGHIANLMKKGFILGRGYVVKESKGVVVIGGANIDIKGRPFKELIRHTSNPGQVDISLGGVARNIAHNLALLKVPVTLLTVVGNDGEGRKILEETRRAGVNVEHVLISPTRPTGVFLAMLDAKGEMEIGIAQMEVLEECDAKYLEGQRELIRNSELVIMDTNLPTDSMKYVAEICRKENISLLVDPVSIEKARKVREILDKIDYITPNRGELAAILDVSPGEEVPRLAKIIREKGVKTVIVTLGATGVYLASEEGEEFIRPYEAEVIDVTGAGDAFASGLVYGLFNGYTLRLSVKFGLAAAALTISSPYTVNPFLSEERLKSTVKGVI